DNA from Campylobacter concisus:
GCGTTTTTACCGATAGCTAGCTCGCCTTTTTCCATGCTTGGACCATCAGCTATGATTTGATTAGTAACGATCTCATCGCCTTTTTTAACGATAGGATGTTGTGAAAATGTCGTATTTTGGTTTGTTCTCAAATTTTTCTCTAAAGAGTAGTGATCGATATATGGACCAGCTTCATCTTCACCAAGGATAAAGATATTTTTATTATCGACCTTTTCAACCACGCCGCCTCGTTTTGCTTTTACGCTCTCCCAAGCATCTCTTGCGATAACACTCTCCATACCTGTTCCAACGATAGGAGCAGTTGAACGAAGTAGTGGCACCGCTTGACGCTGCATGTTTGATCCCATAAGCGCACGGTTAGCGTCGTCGTGCTCTAGGAAAGGGATAAGCGAAGCCGCAACACCGGCTATCATACCAGAGCAAAGGTCGATCAAGGTAACATCTTCTCTACGAGCAAGCATCATCTCGCCCTCTTTTCTAACCTCGATCAAATCCTCAACAATATGTCCATTTTCATCAAGCTTAGTTGATGCTGGAGCGATAACATTGCCCTCTTCTTGAGTCGCTGTTAGATAGACTATCTCATCAGTCACTTTGCCATCGACGACCTTTTTATAAGGCGCCTCAACAAAGCCAAGGTCATTTACTTTTGCATAAGTTGAAAGAGTGTTTATAAGACCGATATTTTGACCTTCTGGGGTCTCAACTGGACAAATTCTGCCGTAGTGAGTTGGGTGAACGTCACGCACCTCAAATCCAGCACGCTCTTTTACCAAGCCACCCTCGCCAAGTGCAGATAGACGGCGCTTGTGAGTAACCTCACTAAGTGGGTTTGTCTGATCCATAAACTGGCTTAGCTGACCGCCTGTGAAAAATTCCATAATTGTCGCTGTGATCATTTTTGGATTGATAAGATCATAAGGCATGATCTCATCAGTATTGTTGCTTAGACTTGTAAATTTATCACGGATAGCCTTTTGCATCTTAACAAAACCAAGGTGAAGCTCGCTAGCAAGCAGCTCACCGATCGATCTTATACGGCGATTACCAAGGTGATCGCGGTCATCAATGTGACCTTGTCCATTTTTAACTTTTATAAGATATTTTGCAGTTTTGATGATATCTTCGCTAGTTAGTAACGTAACATACTCTGGCACATCAAGTGAGAGCTTATGGTTCATCTTCATACGACCAACTTTTGTTAAGTCATATCTTTCAGGGTTAAATAATATATCATTTACAAAGCTTTTTGCGGCCTCTTTAACTACTGGCTCGCCAGGTCTCATAACCTTATAAATTCTAATCGCAGCAAGGTCATTTTCATCATCAACGCCCTCAGTTTGTTTTAAAACTTTAAGCATGTCATTGTCAGCGATAAATGAATTTATAATAGCGTCGTCAACACCAGCTGCAGAGTTGTTTATGATCTCGATACTTTCATGCTCAGCTAAAATTTTTGCAAGTTTATTTTCATCAAGAGCAGATAGTGTGTCATATAAAATTTCACCGCTTTCTGTGTTTATCACAGGGTTTGCCAAATATCTGCCGATAAGTGCTTCGATCGGATACTCGACAAATTTAATGCCATCTTCGATTAATTTATCAGCTTTTTTCTTTGTTAGACGCTTGCCAGCTTGGTGAAGAACCTCTCCATCTTCATTTTTTATATCATATTCAACTCTTCCTAGATAATCCTCTGGATTGAAAAGAGTTAAAAATTTATTATTTTTAATAACTAAATTTTGTATCGGATAAAATAGCTTAATAATGTCTTGTTTTTTATATCCTAATGCCCTAAACAAGATAGTTACAGGCACTTTTCTACGCTTATTTATCCTAACATATAAAATGTCTTTTGTGTCATATTCAAAGTGTAGCCAAGAGCCACGATCTGGGATTATTTGGGCTGTATAGATAAGTTTATTTGCAACAGTCGCACTCTCTTCTTGCTTAAAGATAACGCCAGGGCTTCTATGAAGTTGATTTACAACAACACGCTCAACACCATTTATAATAAATGAAATTCTATCTGTCATCAACGGAATTTCACGTATGAAAATTTCTTGCTCTTTTATATCTTTAACGCCAACTTTATCACCAGTCTTATCATCTTTCTCATGGACGATAAGGCGTATTTTCATCTTTAAATTTACAGAGTATGTAAGACCTCTTTCTATGCACTCTCTGATTGTATATTTTGGTTTTCCAATCTCTGAACTAACATATTCTAAAGTCAAACGATTTTGCGGATCATGTATAGGAAAAATCGATTTAAAAACTTTTTCGATACCGCTTTCTGTCTGATTGTTATTTAGATTTAAAAAATTATCAAAGCTCTTTTTTTGTAGTTGTAGTAGGTTCGGAACGTCTATCTCTTTAACGACATTAGAGAAGTCAACTCTAAGACGATTTCCTGAGTATAAGCTATTTAACATTGCATCTACCTCGTGGTAATTTTGAAAGAAAAGTATAGCCTTTTAACAAGGCATCTAAAATTTAAAAAAGAGAGAGCCTCTGCCCTCTCTTGAAATATTAAGCCTAAATAATAAAAAATTATTTAAGTTCAACCTTAGCACCAGCCTCTTCAAGCTCTTTTTTAGCTGCTTCAGCTTCATCTTTGCTAACGCCTTCTTTAAGAACAGATGGAGTTCCCTCAACTGCGTCTTTAGCCTCTTTAAGACCAAGACCAGTAAGTGCTCTAACAACCTTAATAACGTTGATTTTCTTATCACCAGAATCAACAAGAACGATATTAAATTCTGTTTTTTCTTCAGCAGCAGCTGCACCACCAGCAGCAGCTGCACCACCAGCTACCATTACAGGAGCTGCACTAACGCCAAATTTCTCTTCAAACTCTTTAACAAGTTCGCTAAGTTCAAGTACAGAAAGATTAGATATAAACTCTAATACGTCTTCTTTTGTAATTGCCATTTTTTAATCCTTATTATTTTTTAATTTAATTAAGCTGATTGTTCTTTTTTCTCTTTAAGCGCATTCAAACCAATTGTGAAATTTTGAATTGGCGCATTCCAAACTTGCAAAAGCATCGCAATAAGCTCATCACGGCTAGGCATTTTAGATAGAGCTTTAACTTTATCAACGCTTGCAACTTCGCCATCAATATATGCTGTTTTAATTTTGAAAAGGTCAGCATTAGCCTCTTCAAATTTTGCGGCTACTTTAGTTACTGCTAATTGATCTTCACTCCAAAGATAGATGTTTGTATCTTTAAGTTCCATTCCGACTTTATCAGAATTTTTAAGAGCAATATTTGCAAGAGTATTTTTAATAACTTGAACTTTTACATTTTGTTCTTTTGCAGAATTTCTTAAAACTTCAAGTTTTTTAACTGAAAGACCACGATAGTCACAAACTACAATAGCTTCAGCAGTTTTAAATTCACTCTCTAATTTTGCAACAACTTCAGTTTTTTCGTTACGTGTCACTTTTTCTCCTTTCCGACCGGTAATTTCAAGCAGAGCGGGTCGAATCAATTAAGCCCAATGGCCTCGGCTATCTCCAATCTAAGATATAAATTTGTCTAAATTCTTATTTTAAGTCCATAACCTCTTGAGTATCAAGAGCTACAGAAGGGCTCATTGTTAATGACAATGAAGCATTTTTTACATATCTACCTTTTGCAGTCGCAGGTTTATGCTTATTAATAGCTTTAATAAATGTTGAAATATTTTCATTTAATTGTTCTTTAGTAAAATTGACCTTACCAAGACCTGCGTGTATATTTCCTTGCTTATCAACACGGAAATTTACTTGACCACTTTTTGCATTATTAACAGCTTGTGCAACATCCATTGTAACTGTTCCAGTTTTTGGATTTGGCATTAGACCTTTAGGTCCTAAAATTCTACCGACTTTACCTACAAGACCCATTAAATTTGGAGTAGCTATAAGAACATCAAAATTCATTACACCTTTTTGAATATCCTCAACTAGATCATCAGCACCAACTATGTCAGCACCAGCAGCTTTTGCCTCATCAGCTTTAGCGTCTTTTGCTATAACAGCAACTCTTACAACTTTACCTGTACCAGCAGGTAAAACAACTGAACCACGAACCATTTGGTCAGCATGTCTTGGATCAACATTTAATTTCAATGCAATCTCAACTGTCTCATTAAATTTAGCAGAAGCTAAAGTTTTAACTGTATCGATAGCCTCACTAAGGTTATAAATTTTATCTTGCTCTACTTTTTTGAGCAATTCTTGAAATCTCTTACTAGTTTTTCCCATAAATTTCTCCGCATATAAATTGCTTCCGTCTTTTGAAAATCAACCTGACGGTAAAGGTTTTAGTCTATTACTTCGACACCCATTGAACGAGCTGAACCAGCAATAATCTTAGCTGCTTGCTCTTTATCGTTTGTATTTAAATCAACAAGTTTTTTCTCAACTATTTCTAAAACTTGAGCTTTTGTTAATTTACCTACTTTATTTTTTAAAGGATTATCTGTTCCTTTTGTTATACCTGCAGCCTTTTTGATAAGGTCCGTAGCAGGTGGTTGTTTTGTGATAAATGTAAAACTTTTATCAGCATAAACAGTAATAACAACTGGGATATTAAATCCAACCATATCTTTTGTTTTTTCATTAAAGGCTTTACAAAATTCCATAATATTAACGCCTTTTTGTCCTAATGCTGGACCAACTGGCGGGCTAGGATTTGCTTTTGTTGCGGCAATTTGTAATTTTATTTCACCTATAACTTTTTTAGCCATTTCTTGCTCCTTAAATTATCTTCTCAACTTGTGAATACAAAATATCAACAGGGGTACTTCTACCAAAAATAGAAACATTGAGTCTAAGCTTGCCATGTATCATATCGTATTCTTCAACGATACCTGTAAAGTTAGCAAAAGGACCTTCTGTTATGCGAACGCTTTCACCATCCTCAAAAAATATTTTAGGTTTTGGTGCCGCTCTTTTTTGAACTTTCTCCAAGATAGTATTTATATCTTTTTCAGTCAATGGTGTAGGCTTTTTAGCCTCACCGATAAAACGTCCAACCTTTGGCAAAGACTGAATCTTATGCCAAAGAGCTGTATCAAGATCTAAACATGCAAAAGCATATCCAGGATAAAGAGTTCTTTCATTAATTTTTTGCTTACCGTTTTTTATCTCTATTACGTCTTCTGTTGGAACTATAACTTCTTTTAGTTGATCTTCAATACCGTGATCTCTAACTAAATTTTCAATTCCTCTTTTTACTGCCATTTCGCTACCAGCGTAAGTTTGTATAGCATACCATTTATGTGACATTATTTTTCCTTATCCTATATAACTTTAGAAAGAACAAAGGACATAATGACATCAACAAGAGCTAAAAAAAGTGAAACAACAGCGACCACGATAAAAACTGCAATAAAAGCATTTCTAATTTGTTCTTTAGTAGGAAAGATAACTTTCATTATTTCCAATTTAGATAGCTTTATATAATTTATAAATTTTTCCATAATCTTAACCTTAATTGTGGCAGGGCAAGAGGGATTCGAACCCCCAACCATTGGATTTGGAATCCAGCGCTCTACCGTTGGAGCTATTGCCCTAATAGCTACTTATTCTTAATTAGCTTTTTAACTTAACTTCTTTATGAACAGTATGTTTTTTTAATCTTGGGCAATATTTTTTGAGCTCAACCTTATCTGTAGTGGTTTTGCTGTTTTTTGTAGTAGTATAATTGATATCACCACACTCAGAGCATTTTAAACCGATTTTAATTCTCATATATATTCCTTATAGAAAGCCAAAGGGTTTCCCCTTTGGCATAATTTTATAAATTAACCAAGTATTTTTGAAACAACACCTGAACCAACAGTTCTACCACCTTCACGGATAGCAAAACGAGTACCTTCTTCAAGTGCAACTGGAGCGATAAGCTCAACAGAAATTCTTACGTTATCACCTGGCATAACCATCTCTGTGCCTTCTGGTAATGTAATAGAACCAGTAACGTCAGTTGTTCTTACGTAGAATTGTGGTCTATAGTTGTTAAAGAAAGGAGTGTGGCGACCGCCCTCTTCTTTAGTTAGAATATAAACCTCACCCTCAAATTTTGTGTGAGGAGTAATTGATTTAGGTTTGCAAAGAACCATACCACGTTCAACGTCTTCTTTTTTAGTACCACGAAGAAGAACACCAACGTTATCGCCAGCTTCACCTTGATCCATCTCTTTTCTAAACATCTCAACACCAGTAACTGTTGTTGTTTGTGTAGGTTTGATACCAACGATT
Protein-coding regions in this window:
- the rplL gene encoding 50S ribosomal protein L7/L12, yielding MAITKEDVLEFISNLSVLELSELVKEFEEKFGVSAAPVMVAGGAAAAGGAAAAEEKTEFNIVLVDSGDKKINVIKVVRALTGLGLKEAKDAVEGTPSVLKEGVSKDEAEAAKKELEEAGAKVELK
- the secE gene encoding preprotein translocase subunit SecE encodes the protein MEKFINYIKLSKLEIMKVIFPTKEQIRNAFIAVFIVVAVVSLFLALVDVIMSFVLSKVI
- the rpmG gene encoding 50S ribosomal protein L33; protein product: MRIKIGLKCSECGDINYTTTKNSKTTTDKVELKKYCPRLKKHTVHKEVKLKS
- the nusG gene encoding transcription termination/antitermination protein NusG; the encoded protein is MMSHKWYAIQTYAGSEMAVKRGIENLVRDHGIEDQLKEVIVPTEDVIEIKNGKQKINERTLYPGYAFACLDLDTALWHKIQSLPKVGRFIGEAKKPTPLTEKDINTILEKVQKRAAPKPKIFFEDGESVRITEGPFANFTGIVEEYDMIHGKLRLNVSIFGRSTPVDILYSQVEKII
- the rplA gene encoding 50S ribosomal protein L1 codes for the protein MGKTSKRFQELLKKVEQDKIYNLSEAIDTVKTLASAKFNETVEIALKLNVDPRHADQMVRGSVVLPAGTGKVVRVAVIAKDAKADEAKAAGADIVGADDLVEDIQKGVMNFDVLIATPNLMGLVGKVGRILGPKGLMPNPKTGTVTMDVAQAVNNAKSGQVNFRVDKQGNIHAGLGKVNFTKEQLNENISTFIKAINKHKPATAKGRYVKNASLSLTMSPSVALDTQEVMDLK
- the rplJ gene encoding 50S ribosomal protein L10, coding for MTRNEKTEVVAKLESEFKTAEAIVVCDYRGLSVKKLEVLRNSAKEQNVKVQVIKNTLANIALKNSDKVGMELKDTNIYLWSEDQLAVTKVAAKFEEANADLFKIKTAYIDGEVASVDKVKALSKMPSRDELIAMLLQVWNAPIQNFTIGLNALKEKKEQSA
- the rplK gene encoding 50S ribosomal protein L11, coding for MAKKVIGEIKLQIAATKANPSPPVGPALGQKGVNIMEFCKAFNEKTKDMVGFNIPVVITVYADKSFTFITKQPPATDLIKKAAGITKGTDNPLKNKVGKLTKAQVLEIVEKKLVDLNTNDKEQAAKIIAGSARSMGVEVID
- the rpoB gene encoding DNA-directed RNA polymerase subunit beta, which translates into the protein MLNSLYSGNRLRVDFSNVVKEIDVPNLLQLQKKSFDNFLNLNNNQTESGIEKVFKSIFPIHDPQNRLTLEYVSSEIGKPKYTIRECIERGLTYSVNLKMKIRLIVHEKDDKTGDKVGVKDIKEQEIFIREIPLMTDRISFIINGVERVVVNQLHRSPGVIFKQEESATVANKLIYTAQIIPDRGSWLHFEYDTKDILYVRINKRRKVPVTILFRALGYKKQDIIKLFYPIQNLVIKNNKFLTLFNPEDYLGRVEYDIKNEDGEVLHQAGKRLTKKKADKLIEDGIKFVEYPIEALIGRYLANPVINTESGEILYDTLSALDENKLAKILAEHESIEIINNSAAGVDDAIINSFIADNDMLKVLKQTEGVDDENDLAAIRIYKVMRPGEPVVKEAAKSFVNDILFNPERYDLTKVGRMKMNHKLSLDVPEYVTLLTSEDIIKTAKYLIKVKNGQGHIDDRDHLGNRRIRSIGELLASELHLGFVKMQKAIRDKFTSLSNNTDEIMPYDLINPKMITATIMEFFTGGQLSQFMDQTNPLSEVTHKRRLSALGEGGLVKERAGFEVRDVHPTHYGRICPVETPEGQNIGLINTLSTYAKVNDLGFVEAPYKKVVDGKVTDEIVYLTATQEEGNVIAPASTKLDENGHIVEDLIEVRKEGEMMLARREDVTLIDLCSGMIAGVAASLIPFLEHDDANRALMGSNMQRQAVPLLRSTAPIVGTGMESVIARDAWESVKAKRGGVVEKVDNKNIFILGEDEAGPYIDHYSLEKNLRTNQNTTFSQHPIVKKGDEIVTNQIIADGPSMEKGELAIGKNALIAFMPWNGYNYEDAIVISEKMIREDAFTSVHIYEKEIEARELKDGVEEITKDIPNVKEEELMHLDESGIVKIGTEIKPGMILVGKVSPKGEVKPTPEERLLRAIFGEKAGHVVNKSLYASASMEGVVVDVKIFTKKGYEKDSRTNKAYEEEKTLLEKEHHDRLLMLDREEMLKVTALLSKNPLASDQEVNKKEYKKGSKINKADFENINRFTLNAIVKSFSKDIQKKYDELKNYFQNEKKKLKEEHDAKIEILEKDDILPSGVVKLVKVYIATKRKLKVGDKMAGRHGNKGIVSNIVREVDMPYLPSGQIVDIVLNPLGVPSRMNIGQILESHLGLVGYRLGEQINQIFETKKGEWIKELRAKMIEIASVAKLMDAKKALGKMSDEKLLEYAKDWSNGVRFATPIFEGVKADEFAKLFEMAKIDSDGKTELYDGRTGSKIRERVNVGCMYMLKLHHLVDEKVHARSTGPYSLVTQQPVGGKALFGGQRFGEMEVWALEAYGAAHTLREMLTVKSDDVEGRLSAYKALTRGENVPETGIPETFFVLTNELKSLALDVEVYDEDETNETN